Proteins encoded by one window of Primulina huaijiensis isolate GDHJ02 chromosome 1, ASM1229523v2, whole genome shotgun sequence:
- the LOC140970615 gene encoding uncharacterized protein, with the protein MADADDATEPKTAGSINPHIFHCCKSCARKRRTKYLPQEVFFEFLSYLSAQVLYDVMRHVCKEWNLIIRSRDFINLHRLRNSTTGILIQECWPMADNVVYVEMRRGCMEISKLDYRFKNLVWASCNGLVLVDDPRDRQILYVINLLTKQWAVLPPFSHKIIFFPSFGLAFCEASMEYKVVYASGEEFLNPRTRIHVLTVGVDKVWRCIDIKPLDGFSYRIPFVIGGYVHFIGKTVVLTLNVETEAVCRFSLPQFIIASTKRGKFMAMGSNLSFFCVTTKFLRDVWEMNPITGEWIMTLKIDLKPVRHRFKEISQVKNFLSLIPCCWLVVREVLLFCDWHPTRHCIAYNVKTREIRLIELSTDAKRHNFRGHVNSLVSLEGGF; encoded by the exons ATGGCCGATGCAGATGACGCCACCGAACCAAAAACTGCG GGATCCATCAACCCTCACATTTTCCATTGCTGCAAGAGTTGTGCGAGGAAGAGACGAACCAAATATCTTCCTCAAGAAGTGTTTTTCGAATTTCTTTCGTATCTTTCGGCTCAGGTCTTATATGATGTGATGAGGCATGTTTGCAAAGAATGGAACCTTATCATCCGTTCCCGAGATTTCATCAACCTGCACCGTCTCCGGAATTCAACTACTGGAATTCTAATCCAGGAGTGTTGGCCTATGGCTGACAATGTGGTTTATGTGGAAATGCGAAGGGGTTGTATGGAGATATCTAAGCTTGACTACCGTTTTAAAAACCTAGTGTGGGCTAGCTGCAATGGTTTAGTATTGGTCGATGATCCCAGAGACCGTCAAATTCTTTATGTTATTAATCTCTTAACAAAGCAGTGGGCCGTTCTTCCTCCATTTTCgcataaaataatattctttccGTCTTTTGGCTTAGCATTTTGTGAAGCTTCCATGGAGTATAAAGTGGTATATGCGAGCGGCGAAGAGTTTTTGAATCCGAGGACGCGTATTCATGTGCTAACTGTTGGAGTTGATAAAGTTTGGAGATGCATCGACATAAAACCCTTAGACGGATTTTCCTATCGTATTCCGTTCGTTATTGGAGGCTATGTGCACTTCATAGGGAAAACTGTTGTTTTGACTTTGAATGTTGAGACTGAAGCCGTTTGCCGTTTCTCTCTTCCTCAATTTATAATAGCGTCTACCAAACGTGGAAAGTTTATGGCAATGGGAAGTAATCTATCCTTCTTTTGTGTGACAACTAAGTTTTTGAGGGATGTTTGGGAAATGAATCCCATAACTGGGGAATGGATCATGACGcttaaaattgatttgaaaccAGTGAGGCACAGGTTCAAGGAAATTTCCCAAGTCAAGAATTTCTTATCACTAATTCCCTGTTGTTGGTTAGTCGTTAGGGAGGTGTTGCTCTTCTGTGATTGGCATCCCACGAGGCATTGCATAGCTTATAATGTTAAAACAAGAGAAATTCGGTTGATTGAGCTGAGCACCGATGCGAAAAGACACAATTTTCGAGGCCATGTCAACAGCTTGGTTTCGTTGGAAGGAGGATTTTAA